One region of Syntrophobacter fumaroxidans MPOB genomic DNA includes:
- a CDS encoding response regulator, translating into MSGEERKQGPKPTQQTETTPQGFTGTVSLELTDLIQMLCLSRSDLIIRVKSHNGTGIIYVKEGQVYHAHTESLQGESAFFEILRWKDGHFEMIPFQESEVKSVSKSWEHLLIEAMRQRDELPGAGGGSAGFPDGPGGATRQEDDDLEFRIDNMFDELEQVAKQVMEEEERGTSTKARRAAGDPGTARPPKVLIVDDSPFFSRQLKKLLEEEGSIEVVGTAKNGRECVDFLATEPAVDLITLDVEMPVMPGDTALKHIMIRHPIPVLILSAFEAGSLNKVFEFLQLGAVDFAAKPRVKEDLAAYSKKLRELVKGTARAHVSHFRRWRRRQGPAVQTEAGMPSDRLLIVLGAEGAYMDWFRLPLSRLARNGTIIGLQKISDALLAEFCKLIDRETGSETVPIVDSMNISGGRFYLGNACRKAGLEYLPESMSLKVQLDHPGDVDWQEGVLCWLDQLAVQASGRMSVYFLSAAQTLPRQAIERLLEKGLRLILPPRDTAICTEMLDAIQSISSHFPEQVLWATQENLMEVW; encoded by the coding sequence ATGTCGGGCGAAGAGCGCAAGCAGGGCCCAAAGCCCACACAGCAAACTGAAACCACCCCCCAGGGGTTCACCGGTACCGTAAGCCTTGAGCTTACCGACCTCATTCAGATGCTGTGCCTCTCTCGTTCCGATTTGATCATCCGCGTGAAGTCACATAACGGTACAGGCATCATCTACGTCAAAGAAGGACAGGTCTATCACGCCCATACGGAATCACTCCAGGGCGAATCCGCTTTCTTCGAGATACTGAGATGGAAAGACGGACACTTTGAAATGATTCCTTTTCAGGAATCGGAAGTGAAATCCGTCAGCAAATCATGGGAGCACCTTCTCATCGAGGCCATGCGGCAGCGCGATGAGCTGCCCGGGGCCGGAGGAGGTTCCGCGGGTTTCCCGGACGGCCCGGGAGGTGCGACCCGCCAGGAAGACGACGATCTGGAATTTCGCATCGACAACATGTTCGATGAGCTCGAACAGGTTGCGAAGCAGGTGATGGAGGAGGAAGAGCGGGGAACGTCAACGAAAGCCCGGAGAGCGGCAGGAGACCCCGGAACGGCTCGGCCGCCGAAGGTCCTTATCGTCGACGACTCGCCTTTTTTTTCCAGGCAATTGAAGAAACTTCTCGAGGAGGAAGGGAGCATCGAGGTGGTGGGAACGGCGAAAAACGGCCGGGAATGCGTGGATTTTCTGGCGACGGAACCCGCTGTCGACCTCATCACCCTCGATGTCGAAATGCCCGTAATGCCCGGCGACACGGCGCTCAAGCACATCATGATCCGGCATCCCATACCGGTGCTTATTCTGAGCGCGTTTGAGGCGGGCTCGTTGAACAAGGTGTTTGAGTTTCTGCAATTGGGAGCGGTGGACTTTGCTGCCAAGCCCCGTGTCAAGGAAGACCTGGCAGCGTATTCCAAAAAGCTCCGGGAACTGGTCAAGGGCACGGCGCGCGCCCACGTTTCTCATTTCAGGCGTTGGAGAAGACGACAGGGGCCGGCCGTGCAGACGGAAGCGGGCATGCCCTCAGACAGGCTATTGATTGTTCTGGGGGCCGAGGGGGCTTATATGGACTGGTTTCGGCTTCCTTTGTCCAGGCTCGCCCGGAATGGGACGATCATCGGTCTGCAGAAGATATCCGACGCTTTGCTGGCCGAATTCTGCAAACTGATCGACCGGGAAACCGGATCGGAGACTGTGCCCATCGTGGATTCAATGAATATCTCCGGGGGACGTTTCTATCTCGGCAATGCCTGCCGAAAGGCCGGTCTGGAGTACTTGCCGGAATCCATGTCTCTGAAAGTGCAATTGGATCATCCGGGGGATGTCGACTGGCAGGAAGGAGTACTCTGCTGGTTGGATCAATTGGCCGTTCAGGCATCCGGCCGGATGAGCGTGTATTTTCTGTCCGCCGCTCAGACACTGCCGCGGCAGGCGATCGAGAGGCTCCTGGAAAAGGGCCTCCGGTTGATATTGCCTCCTCGGGATACGGCTATCTGCACTGAAATGTTGGACGCGATTCAGTCCATTTCAAGTCATTTTCCGGAACAAGTCCTGTGGGCGACACAGGAGAATCTAATGGAGGTTTGGTAA
- a CDS encoding chemotaxis protein CheB, with amino-acid sequence MNVFSDHTRTSPVRTLVVDDAPLMRKVIQEILAKNRDIEVVGTAVHGQDCLDKIPQLKPEVVTLDIDMPVMNGITAVKNIMVRHQIPIVIISSLVQDGYFAFEALRLGVMDFLPKPSKVVNTDWASEEELVRMRVRAAAGMQVHRMRRVRRHKKSPVITDHRQTAPSSIVAMGTTLAGPNTIMHIVTQLNPEFSGAVVALQEIHPRILVPFCSYFNEISPLEVVPVTDSVPLCQGRVYLGSTFLGLRIGTSIENPDELMVYVPPNPEFPIDQLFESAAFQYKHGACAVLLTGVGVDGTEGMRAIKEQGGLTIAQDHECCVYPNLVENALQHNVVDALMTNKGIAGRLESWLQDKF; translated from the coding sequence ATGAACGTATTTTCCGATCATACGCGCACTTCGCCTGTCAGGACTCTCGTCGTGGACGACGCTCCCCTGATGCGCAAGGTCATCCAGGAGATATTGGCCAAGAATCGGGACATCGAAGTCGTGGGCACGGCGGTCCACGGCCAGGATTGCCTGGATAAGATCCCGCAGCTCAAACCCGAAGTCGTGACGCTCGACATCGATATGCCGGTCATGAACGGTATCACGGCCGTCAAGAACATCATGGTCCGGCACCAAATTCCGATCGTGATTATCAGTTCCCTGGTCCAGGACGGCTATTTTGCTTTCGAAGCGTTGCGGCTCGGGGTCATGGATTTTCTTCCCAAACCGTCCAAGGTCGTGAACACTGACTGGGCCAGCGAGGAGGAACTGGTCCGGATGCGCGTGCGCGCCGCCGCGGGAATGCAAGTGCATCGCATGCGAAGAGTGCGCAGGCACAAGAAATCCCCGGTCATCACCGATCACCGTCAAACGGCTCCTTCCTCGATCGTCGCCATGGGCACGACATTGGCCGGTCCGAACACGATCATGCACATAGTGACCCAGTTGAATCCCGAGTTCAGCGGGGCAGTGGTGGCCCTGCAGGAGATTCACCCGCGGATATTGGTCCCTTTTTGTTCTTATTTCAATGAGATCAGCCCGCTCGAAGTGGTTCCGGTAACCGATTCGGTCCCGCTCTGCCAGGGGAGGGTGTATCTCGGTTCCACCTTTCTGGGCCTGCGGATCGGCACATCCATCGAAAACCCCGACGAGCTCATGGTCTATGTGCCGCCGAACCCCGAGTTCCCCATCGATCAGCTCTTCGAGAGCGCGGCGTTTCAGTACAAGCACGGTGCCTGTGCAGTGCTGCTGACCGGAGTGGGCGTCGACGGCACGGAAGGCATGCGCGCAATCAAGGAGCAAGGTGGTCTGACGATAGCTCAGGACCACGAATGCTGCGTTTATCCGAATCTTGTGGAGAATGCCCTCCAGCACAACGTGGTCGACGCGCTCATGACCAACAAAGGCATTGCCGGGCGCCTCGAATCGTGGCTTCAGGACAAGTTCTGA
- a CDS encoding roadblock/LC7 domain-containing protein: MNLVLSGESISKIEEILDKELLKNGVKHAFIVDASGNLITEQGELGIEDLLPLAALAAANFGATERMANIIGERDFTLLFHKGRECNIHFCRMNLDFILVTIFNNDVPVGLIRLGSSRATEKMLPMLTA, from the coding sequence ATGAACCTTGTTCTTTCCGGGGAGTCCATTTCCAAGATCGAGGAGATCCTGGACAAGGAGCTTCTGAAAAACGGCGTCAAACACGCTTTCATTGTCGATGCTTCGGGAAACTTGATCACGGAACAGGGGGAGCTGGGAATAGAGGATCTTTTGCCCCTCGCCGCTTTGGCCGCAGCAAATTTCGGAGCCACCGAAAGGATGGCGAACATCATCGGTGAAAGGGATTTTACCCTATTGTTTCATAAGGGAAGAGAGTGTAATATCCATTTCTGCCGCATGAACCTGGACTTCATCCTTGTCACCATTTTCAACAATGATGTACCGGTGGGTTTGATCCGGCTCGGATCGAGCAGAGCGACCGAAAAAATGCTGCCCATGCTGACAGCCTAG
- a CDS encoding GTP-binding protein, whose product MAFIDMKRKEIQSKLVYYGPGRGGKTTNVLHLFRTMSKQVCGKMVTIDTRGDRTLFFDFLPLSVGKIMDLTIRIQVYTVPGQIVYSDTRKLVLRGVDGVVFVADALKIQQQQNIESIRDLAENLKGEKLDIHSLPLVLQYNKFDLAGTSIPTLSVEELEYDLNRDLGVPYFKASAIKGVGVYETLREVSKRMIRNITQKLREGQY is encoded by the coding sequence ATGGCCTTCATCGACATGAAGCGAAAAGAGATCCAGTCAAAGCTCGTCTATTATGGTCCCGGCCGTGGCGGAAAGACAACCAACGTTTTGCATCTCTTCCGGACCATGTCCAAGCAGGTCTGCGGAAAGATGGTCACCATCGACACGCGTGGAGACAGGACTCTCTTCTTCGATTTCCTGCCGCTCTCTGTGGGCAAAATCATGGACCTGACCATTCGCATTCAGGTTTATACCGTGCCGGGACAGATCGTATACAGCGACACGCGCAAGCTCGTGCTCCGCGGCGTCGACGGCGTGGTTTTCGTGGCCGACGCGCTGAAGATTCAACAACAGCAGAACATCGAAAGCATCCGCGACCTCGCCGAGAACCTGAAGGGCGAGAAGCTTGACATACATTCTCTCCCCCTGGTGCTGCAATACAACAAGTTCGACTTGGCCGGAACGAGCATTCCCACCCTCTCCGTCGAGGAACTCGAATACGATCTGAACCGGGACCTGGGCGTGCCCTACTTCAAAGCCAGCGCCATCAAGGGAGTCGGTGTCTACGAGACGTTGAGGGAAGTCAGTAAAAGGATGATCAGAAACATCACGCAGAAGTTGCGTGAGGGACAGTACTGA
- a CDS encoding DsrE family protein — MQKMLFIISKGFEKSGGATRAFQFASIAAEQGNPVEVFLIDDAIHWAQLGMAEGIRSSTGESMKELLDSLVAHKSPIHVCKACADKRLISPDELIKGAQISGAQVLVKMMTSPEYKVVTF; from the coding sequence ATGCAGAAGATGCTCTTCATCATCAGCAAGGGATTCGAGAAGTCCGGCGGAGCCACGCGCGCGTTCCAGTTTGCCTCCATTGCGGCGGAGCAAGGGAATCCCGTCGAAGTGTTTCTGATCGACGATGCCATTCACTGGGCCCAACTGGGGATGGCGGAAGGCATACGGTCCTCGACCGGGGAAAGCATGAAGGAACTGCTGGATTCACTTGTGGCGCACAAGAGCCCCATTCACGTCTGTAAGGCGTGTGCGGACAAGCGCTTGATTTCACCGGATGAACTGATCAAAGGGGCGCAGATCTCCGGTGCGCAGGTTCTGGTCAAGATGATGACGAGCCCCGAATATAAAGTGGTCACCTTCTAA
- a CDS encoding MBL fold metallo-hydrolase, producing MKITFLGVGEACDAILPNTSLWIETGTGGRRCSVMLDCGFTVPPRYWLQTENPDDLDALWVSHFHGDHFFGTPALLLRFWETRRTKPLVVIGQPGIEQLIRSSMDLAYPNFLPKLTYPLEFHTAIPGETMHAAGLDWNFAESGHGQRNLSVRVDDGSEAIFYSGDGLPSVDTLELARGCALVVHEAFRLDQPTPGHGTVSECIGFARQAGVRRLALVHFQRDERKTKWPAILNLVQKAQDLEAIVPEPGAVMEL from the coding sequence ATGAAGATAACCTTTCTCGGGGTGGGGGAAGCCTGTGACGCAATATTGCCGAACACGTCGCTCTGGATCGAGACCGGAACGGGGGGACGGCGGTGCTCCGTGATGCTGGATTGCGGTTTTACCGTTCCGCCCCGATACTGGCTTCAAACCGAAAACCCCGACGATCTGGATGCGCTGTGGGTTTCTCATTTCCACGGCGATCATTTTTTCGGGACGCCCGCCTTGCTGCTAAGATTCTGGGAAACGAGGCGCACCAAGCCGCTTGTTGTCATCGGACAGCCCGGCATCGAACAGCTCATCCGGAGCTCCATGGACCTCGCCTATCCAAATTTCCTGCCGAAGCTGACCTATCCGTTGGAGTTTCATACCGCAATTCCGGGCGAAACGATGCACGCTGCCGGACTCGACTGGAATTTTGCGGAATCGGGCCATGGACAGCGCAACTTGAGCGTGCGGGTAGACGACGGAAGCGAGGCGATATTTTACAGCGGAGACGGCCTGCCGTCCGTGGACACCCTGGAGCTGGCGAGAGGCTGCGCCTTGGTGGTTCACGAAGCGTTCCGCCTGGACCAGCCCACGCCGGGGCACGGGACGGTGTCGGAGTGCATCGGGTTTGCCCGGCAGGCCGGTGTCCGGCGGCTGGCACTCGTGCATTTTCAAAGGGATGAAAGAAAAACGAAATGGCCGGCCATTCTGAATTTGGTGCAAAAAGCGCAAGATCTCGAAGCGATCGTTCCGGAACCAGGCGCCGTGATGGAATTGTAG